The proteins below are encoded in one region of Rhododendron vialii isolate Sample 1 chromosome 7a, ASM3025357v1:
- the LOC131334279 gene encoding uncharacterized protein LOC131334279, which produces MWASSPMVSAPSPRPPCLPKIAIPSTTTTNSAVQRCFFTLAVSNKSQRPPPPPQDKNNPFAKKNFGGSGLSVLATVKSNPQTKPFNNPPAQNNTAPIKTNPKQQQQEEGKPIGKEERELSGSDVLLALRRASAQKIKTKKRREYPPPSSLSSSSTKKRVAAAEVNYGDVRPICVKSEWITRVDELEKRLQELMDEVQ; this is translated from the coding sequence ATGTGGGCCTCGTCCCCGATGGTGTCCGCACCCTCACCACGACCGCCATGTCTTCCCAAAATCGCCATCCcctccacaaccaccaccaattCGGCGGTTCAGAGATGCTTTTTCACCTTGGCCGTCTCAAACAAGTCTCAACgcccaccaccgccgccgcagGATAAAAATAACCCCTTCGCCAAAAAAAACTTTGGGGGTTCAGGCCTCAGCGTCCTTGCCACTGTCAAATCCAACCCACAAACCAAACCCTTCAACAACCCACCTGCCCAGAATAACACCGCCCCAAtcaaaaccaacccaaaacaacAGCAGCAGGAGGAGGGAAAACCAattgggaaagaagagagagagctgagTGGTTCGGATGTGTTATTGGCGTTACGAAGAGCCAGCGCTCAGAAAATCAAGACCAAGAAGCGCAGAGAAtatcctcctccttcttctttgtCGTCGTCGTCGACCAAAAAGCGAGTAGCTGCTGCTGAGGTCAATTATGGGGATGTTCGACCCATTTGCGTAAAAAGCGAGTGGATTACTCGTGTGGACGAATTGGAAAAGCGTCTTCAGGAGCTCATGGATGAAGTTCAATGA